The following proteins are co-located in the Carassius auratus strain Wakin chromosome 7, ASM336829v1, whole genome shotgun sequence genome:
- the cd248a gene encoding CD248 molecule, endosialin a yields MSCPVLCVILLPSLLCLYGVQTQDLRERDALCREDGCFVLHFQRKTFLEAWRSCKEYGGNLATIRHPKEAAIVKELFSNVELKQNHRGKANIWIGLQRQPRQCSPTRPLRGFSWVTGDQDTGYTNWLQEDSASTCSSPRCVVMPYRTAAHEQGLNLKWKDGPCSISMDGYLCRYNFQGMCTAIASEGGGNTLYSTPFNLLSTLLTHIPYGSVAAVPCPAKDDQSVLCTQKEDGTVGWNRNPPFCSDTPKISWCDKDNGGCHHLCIENDSHYYCDCNDDYLLAEDGVSCFLSDPCNGDPCEFECLSLMDGYRCACPDGYMLAPDERGCVDVDECLQSPCEHICVNAPGTFECRCRDGYRQDEEGACEDVDECLDNPCEHECENTLGSHICHCHLGFAPLQEDQGQCHDIDECQIEGTCEQMCINYDGGFECYCEEGYILQSDQYSCRPIGEEMDTPSATVSNPWEPEDPAYPWQPPPDSDWQTELPNLETGPTDLISTSEEEPETTTPTESSPEVIDVNADLNPEQLLTPTPDYYEDESTTVPTVLLSSTASGGAWNWLWFSSTQTKPETQETAKNPLDLFGEYEPYEQDHGNTEMYGDESTTFGPGQQTSTQSPMQSRGIEEGIIDNGNSSNQIQGTSWLLIGLLVPLCIFIVVMVVLGIIYCTRYTVKPQNKNTSDCYHWIAGAGDTAATDVSGSITKSHV; encoded by the exons ATGAGCTGTCCAGTTCTTTGTGTTATTCTGCTGCCCTCACTACTGTGCCTCTACGGGGTGCAGACTCAGGACTTGAGAGAACGGGATGCACTTTGTAGAGAGGATGGGTGCTTTGTACTCCATTTTCAGCGTAAGACCTTCCTGGAGGCTTGGCGGAGCTGCAAGGAATACGGAGGGAACCTGGCCACCATCAGGCATCCAAAGGAAGCAGCAATAGTGAAGGAGCTCTTCTCGAATGTGGAACTGAAACAAAACCACAGAGGCAAGGCAAATATTTGGATTGGCCTTCAGAGACAACCCCGACAATGTTCACCCACCAGACCCCTGCGTGGCTTCTCTTGGGTCACTGGAGATCAGGATACAGGATACACCAACTGGCTACAAGAGGACTCGGCCAGTACCTGCTCATCCCCACGATGTGTGGTGATGCCTTACCGCACTGCGGCCCATGAACAAGGGCTTAATCTTAAATGGAAGGACGGACCATGTTCGATTTCAATGGATGGCTACCTGTGCAGGTACAACTTCCAAGGCATGTGTACAGCTATTGCTAGCGAGGGAGGTGGGAATACACTGTACAGTACCCCTTTTAACCTGCTGAGTACCCTCTTAACACATATCCCATATGGATCAGTAGCAGCTGTACCTTGTCCTGCTAAAGATGACCAGTCAGTTCTGTGCACACAAAAGGAAGATGGAACTGTTGGATGGAACAGGAATCCACCTTTTTGCTCTGATACGCCTAAGATAAGCTGGTGTGATAAAGACAATGGAGGTTGCCATCACCTCTGCATTGAGAATGACTCACACTACTATTGTGACTGCAATGATGACTATCTCCTGGCTGAGGATGGGGTAAGTTGCTTTCTGTCTGACCCTTGCAATGGGGATCCATGTGAGTTTGAGTGCTTGAGTCTGATGGATGGCTACCGCTGTGCGTGTCCTGATGGCTACATGCTGGCTCCTGATGAACGGGGCTGTGTAGATGTCGATGAATGCCTACAGAGTCCCTGTGAGCATATCTGTGTAAATGCTCCTGGAACCTTTGAGTGTCGCTGCCGGGATGGCTACCGACAAGATGAAGAGGGTGCCTGTGAAGATGTGGATGAGTGTTTGGACAAcccgtgtgagcatgagtgtgagaACACACTGGGCTCCCATATTTGCCACTGCCATCTTGGTTTTGCCCCATTACAAGAGGACCAGGGTCAATGTCATGATATTGACGAATGTCAAATTGAAGGAACATGTGAACAGATGTGCATCAATTATGATGGAGGCTTTGAGTGCTACTGTGAAGAAGGTTATATTCTTCAATCTGACCAATATTCCTGCAGACCCATTGGGGAGGAGATGGACACTCCCTCAGCCACCGTCTCCAACCCGTGGGAACCAGAGGATCCTGCATACCCATGGCAACCTCCACCTGATTCTGATTGGCAGACTGAGCTGCCCAATTTGGAGACGGGTCCGACAGACCTGATTTCAACATCTGAAGAGGAACCTGAAACCACTACACCAACTGAAAGCTCCCCTGAAGTCATTGATGTTAATGCTGACCTTAATCCAGAACAAC TTCTGACGCCCACTCCAGACTATTATGAGGATGAGAGCACCACGGTTCCCACAGTCCTCCTTTCCTCCACAGCTTCAGGCGGCGCTTGGAATTGGCTCTGGTTCAGCTCAACCCAAACAAAGCCTGAGACACAGGAAACTGCAAAGAACCCTCTCGACctttttggagaatatgagcctTATGAACAAGACCATGGTAATACTGAAATGTATGGTGATGAATCAACCACCTTTGGTCCAGGGCAACAAACTTCCACCCAGTCCCCAATGCAGTCACGAGGAATAGAAGAGGGCATTATTGATAATGGCAACAGCAGTAACCAGATCCAAGGAACCAGCTGGTTGCTAATCGGATTGCTAGTGCCACTTTGCATCTTCATTGTGGTGATGGTGGTCCTGGGCATTATCTATTGTACTCGCTACACAGTTAAACCACAGAACAAGAACACCAGTGATTGCTATCACTGGATTGCTGGTGCTGGTGACACAGCAGCTACTGACGTATCTGGTAGCATAACTAAATCCCATGTTTAA
- the sstr1b gene encoding somatostatin receptor type 1: MAELAGYNGSENFMFSTSLPFNSTGDYEYYEPEPDASKIIIPSIYALVCCVGVTGNAMVIYVILKYAKMKTATNIYILNLAIADELFMLSVPFLATSAAVHHWPFGSLMCRLVLSVDGINMFTSIFCLTVLSVDRYIAVVHPIKAARYRRPTVAKVVNVCVWGLSLLVILPIIIFADTVPAQDGGVDCNFLWPESSWSEAFVVYTFLLGFLLPVAAICLCYCLIVVRMRAVGLKAGWLQRRRSEKKITRMVLLVVAVFVLCWMPFYIVQLISVFRKPPDPMVTQLFVILSYANSGANPILYGFVSDNFRRSFQRIICFRWLENGLDAEQVDYCAVALRRQTTCGPPDFPKECLASDMVFRNGTCTSRTTTL, encoded by the coding sequence ATGGCAGAGCTTGCTGGATACAATGGCAGTGAGAACTTTATGTTCTCAACCAGTCTGCCTTTCAACTCTACTGGTGACTATGAGTATTACGAACCCGAACCCGATGCCAGCAAGATCATCATCCCCTCCATCTATGCACTGGTGTGCTGTGTTGGCGTTACGGGAAACGCCATGGTCATCTACGTCATCCTCAAGTACGCCAAGATGAAGACGGCCACCAACATCTACATTCTCAATCTCGCCATTGCGGATGAACTCTTCATGTTGAGCGTCCCCTTCCTGGCGACCTCAGCCGCGGTGCATCACTGGCCGTTTGGCTCGCTCATGTGTCGTTTGGTTCTCAGCGTGGACGGCATCAACATGTTCACAAGCATCTTCTGCCTGACCGTGCTGAGTGTGGACCGCTACATTGCAGTGGTGCACCCAATCAAAGCGGCTCGCTATCGTCGCCCGACCGTCGCCAAAGTTGTCAATGTTTGCGTGTGGGGACTTTCGCTGCTTGTAATTCTGCCCATCATCATCTTTGCGGACACGGTTCCGGCTCAGGACGGAGGAGTGGACTGCAACTTTCTATGGCCAGAGTCCTCGTGGTCAGAAGCGTTTGTGGTCTACACGTTCCTACTTGGTTTCCTGCTCCCCGTGGCTGCCATCTGTCTGTGCTACTGCTTGATTGTAGTACGCATGCGAGCGGTGGGTCTAAAAGCAGGCTGGCTGCAGCGGCGGCGCTCTGAAAAGAAGATCACACGCATGGTGCTGCTGGTGGTGGCCGTTTTTGTGCTCTGCTGGATGCCGTTTTATATTGTGCAGCTGATTAGTGTATTCCGCAAGCCGCCGGACCCCATGGTGACTCAGCTATTTGTCATTCTGAGCTACGCCAACAGTGGTGCCAACCCCATTCTCTACGGATTTGTGTCGGACAACTTCCGCCGCTCGTTTCAGCGCATCATTTGTTTCCGCTGGCTGGAGAACGGACTGGATGCTGAGCAGGTGGACTACTGTGCAGTGGCCCTGCGGCGTCAGACCACATGTGGCCCACCAGACTTTCCAAAGGAGTGCTTGGCCTCTGACATGGTGTTTCGTAATGGAACCTGTACCTCCCGTACAACCACTCTGTAA